In Zingiber officinale cultivar Zhangliang chromosome 1A, Zo_v1.1, whole genome shotgun sequence, a genomic segment contains:
- the LOC122038801 gene encoding putative 1-phosphatidylinositol-3-phosphate 5-kinase FAB1C, with the protein MGVANYPILDLILKVRSWASIVPDVLSESLMSSVGVLVACSECREYLSPGSSYRCRGCGRLLCRKCMLSAASTSDRAEQQMCLCNLCFPVDNGPWEAAQPHDIPITETSPFTSPKSPLSRSSTDRLSQLVELRRLSSPRLLHCSTYKSYNDHQGEDEGKQFFTPMSIFSQEFSDIDSMSISAGNELCSFKSANSSPFDSPCRSIEQGLASSLLEQTVLFSQGSPHQFSKHRVDAEDLLENANDDSISENVMIDDDQDSQKAAEHCDFENDKIFYPPIPEDEQDDDETNFFGYIDEDDDVDESSKFFRTSSFSSDSFHNREKSNESHKEALKNVHAHFSALVSQLLKGEGVCAGSDQKGLDWLEIISSLAWQAANFVKPDTSRGGSMDPGDYVKVKCIASGRPSDSILVKGVVCTKNVKHKRMLALHKNPRLLLLGGSLEYQKAPNELASIVSVLEKETNYMNTMLSKIEALRPNVLLVEKSASSYAQEYLLERKEVSLVLNVKKPLLERISKCTGAQIVPSVNGLSSATLGHCEMFRIEKVYEEFSSTKQAKKPCKTLMFFEGCPRRLGCTVLLRGACLEELKKLKHVIQYASFAAYHLSLETSFLADEGASLPKFPIVPSIELPKKLIEADQFHSTVSSVTSPDKTVGNNHQNDRSGIKLDIERLNLSLDIIHSHEELLENISDPQKSNSLFELTSISDMNEFSNQRGTAFKSSPYVFICGPETGFSFKEPTCISPLSIHPSNHQGAMLEQSVKERSKDSNDRLLMPEDGHNKSDIALENEVPGNYFSTADNHQSILVSLSSTCIRKSQVCERSQLFRIKFYGSFDKPLGRYLRDDLFDETYCCPSCKEPTESHVRCYTHQHGSLTIMVRRLPSVKLPGEHDGRIWMWHRCLKCKRDEDGVPPAARRVIMSDAAWGLSFGKFLELSFSSHATANRVASCGHSLQRDCLRFYGFGNMVAFFHYSPVDILSVCLPLSVLDFNCHVEQKWLKEEADLVSNKINILHDKISDVLHTIERKVTTFENEPLKASIQRHANKLKDLLIEERHDYDVLLQQVAFGNTQPPQEMLDILELNRLRRALLLDSYVWDRRLYSLDSLSKEKNCTVTGLPLVNFPSRSNMSDLREEISLTDESFSSLPGETAAKSPFSGTIEKSSFQKKKNEDLSLEIFDCNTNNMVEMDLSIEGYLGSAGFNFVSSQFEDDTPVFGDNGSTVLENSTLPTSSLSDKIDLAWSGSGQPLMDGPKDCSEVDKSGFLKDTPSYRRVNSPLRVHSFDSALKFRRRVIGGFLPASLHLSSVRSFDSSRGLSSMANNPLISMRRAYSQSSPVPRLDNFLNRTPMHISPIMDKMTAGARLLLPQSALDNIVIAVYDDEPSSIISYAMTSQQYGDYITSCLDEIENFSMSKTSSFGNHHSNHADGTGLLPHQAVLGSEEPKVSRVLDSKETHFRVSFDDEYSIPSDKANFSVTCYFTKQFHALRKLCCPSELDYIRSLSRCKRWSAQGGKSNVYFAKSLDERFIIKQITKTELDSFEDFASEYFKYSTEAITSGSPTSLAKVLGIYQVSVKHSKGGREMKIDVMVMENLFFNRSISRIYDLKGSVRSRYNPDTTGNNTVLLDLNLLEMKPIFIGSKAKRRLERAVWNDTSFLASIYVMDYSLLAGIDETKNELVIGIIDYMRQYTWDKQLETWVKASGILGGPKNATPTVISPLQYKKRFRKAMSNYFLTVPDQWSS; encoded by the exons ATGGGAGTTGCTAATTACCCTATTCTTGATCTGATACTAAAGGTCAGATCTTGGGCGAGCATTGTTCCTGACGTGTTGTCTGAATCCTTGATGTCGTCGGTCGGTGTTCTCGTTGCGTGCAGCGAGTGTAGAGAGTACTTGTCGCCCGGGTCTAGCTACCGATGCCGCGGCTGTGGCCGGTTGCTGTGCCGGAAGTGTATGCTTAGTGCTGCCTCGACTTCAGATCGAGCTGAACAGCAGATGTGTCTTTGTAACTTATGCTTTCCAGTTGACAATGGACCCTGGGAAGCAGCACAGCCTCATGACATCCCGATTACGGAAACCAGTCCTTTTACATCTCCTAAGTCGCCCTTGTCCAGATCTAGCACTGATAGGCTCAGCCAGTTGGTAGAGCTGCGACGGTTGTCTTCTCCGCGCCTGCTTCATTGCTCAACGTACAA AAGTTATAATGACCACCAGGGTGAGGATGAGGGGAAGCAGTTTTTCACGCCTATGAGCATATTCTCTCAAGAGTTTTCGGACATAGATTCTATGAGTATCAGTGCTGGAAATGAGTTGTGCAGCTTCAAGTCAGCAAATTCAAGTCCTTTTGACAGTCCGTGTAGATCCATTGAACAAGGGCTAGCTAGCTCTCTCCTGGAACAGACTGTCCTTTTTAGTCAAGGTTCACCACATCAGTTCAGCAAACACAGAGTAGATGCTGAGGATTTACTGGAGAATGCTAATGATGATTCAATTTCTGAGAACGTCATGATAGACGATGATCAAGATAGTCAAAAAGCTGCAGAACATTGTGATTTTGAGAATGATAAAATCTTTTACCCTCCTATCCCTGAGGACGAGCAAGATGATGATGAAACTAACTTCTTTGGATATATTGATGAGGATGATGATGTTGATGAATCATCCAAGTTCTTCAGAACTAGTAGCTTCAGTAGTGATTCCTTCCACAATAGAGAGAAGTCTAATGAGTCTCACAAGGAGGCTTTAAAGAATGTTCATGCTCATTTTAGTGCTCTTGTATCGCAGTTGTTGAAGGGAGAAGGTGTTTGTGCGGGAAGTGATCAAAAGGGGCTGGACTGGCTGGAAATAATATCTTCATTAGCATGGCAAGCTGCTAATTTCGTTAAACCGGACACCAGCCGTGGTGGTAGCATGGATCCAGGTGACTATGTTAAAGTCAAGTGTATAGCATCAGGCCGTCCAAGTGATAG CATCCTAGTCAAGGGAGTAGTCTGTACAAAGAATGTAAAGCACAAACGTATGCTTGCACTGCATAAGAACCCTAGGTTGCTTCTTTTAGGAGGCTCACTGGAGTATCAAAAGGCTCCAAATGAATTGGCATCTATCgtatctgttcttgagaag GAAACCAATTACATGAATACAATGCTTTCTAAGATAGAGGCACTTCGTCCAAATGTACTTCTTGTTGAGAAAAGTGCTTCTTCATATGCTCAAGAATATCTTTTGGAAAGAAAAGAGGTGTCTTTAGTGCTAAATGTCAAGAAACCTCTGTTAGAGAGGATATCCAAGTGTACAGGTGCTCAGATTGTTCCATCCGTCAATGGTCTTTCTTCAGCGACGTTAGGGCACTGTGAAATGTTTCGGATAGAAAAAGTATATGAAGAATTCTCATCTACCAAACAGGCAAAGAAGCCATGCAAAACTTTGATGTTTTTTGAAGGCTGTCCACGACGTTTAGGGTGCACG GTTCTTCTGAGGGGTGCATGTCTTGAAGAATTGAAGAAGCTAAAGCATGTTATCCAGTATGCAAGTTTTGCAGCTTATCATCTATCATTGGAGACATCATTCCTAGCTGACGAGGGCGCTTCCCTGCCTAAATTTCCTATAGTGCCTTCAATTGAGTTGCCTAAGAAGCTTATTGAGGCCGATCAATTTCACTCTACAGTTTCTAGTGTGACTTCTCCTGACAAAACTGTTGGTAATAATCATCAAAACGATAGGTCAGGCATCAAACTTGACATAGAGAGGTTGAATCTATCCTTGGATATCATCCATTCACACGAAgaattacttgaaaatatttcAGATCCTCAAAAATCTAACTCTTTGTTTGAGTTAACTAGCATTTCTGATATGAATGAATTTTCTAATCAAAGGGGCACTGCTTTCAAATCCTCTCCATATGTTTTCATTTGTGGGCCAGAAACTGGTTTCTCTTTCAAGGAACCAACTTGCATTTCACCTTTATCTATCCATCCTAGCAATCACCAAGGTGCAATGCTTGAACAATCAGTTAAAGAAAGAAGTAAGGATTCTAATGACAGGCTTCTTATGCCAGAAGATGGACATAATAAGTCAGATATTGCTCTTGAGAATGAAGTTCCTGGAAATTACTTTTCCACTGCTGATAACCACCAGAGCATATTGGTTTCCTTATCAAGCACTTGTATAAGAAAAAGCCAAGTTTGTGAGCGATCCCAACTTTTCCGAATCAAGTTTTATGGTAGTTTTGATAAGCCTCTTGGTAGATATCTTCGTGATGATTTGTTTGATGAG ACATATTGTTGTCCGTCTTGTAAAGAGCCAACAGAATCCCATGTTCGTTGTTATACTCACCAACATGGCAGCCTTACTATCATGGTCAGACGACTTCCTTCTGTAAAATTACCTGGTGAACATGATGGAAGGATATGGATGTGGCACAGATGCCTTAAGTGCAAAAGAGACGAGGATGGAGTGCCACCAGCTGCACGTAGAGTCATCATGTCTGATGCTGCATGGGGGCTTTCTTTTGGGAAATTCTTGGAACTTAGCTTCTCAAGTCATGCTACTGCTAACCGTGTTGCAAGTTGTGGCCACTCACTTCAAAGAGATTGCCTTCGCTTCTACGG GTTTGGCAACATGGTCGCCTTCTTTCATTATTCCCCTGTAGATATCTTATCTGTTTGCTTACCGCTATCAGTTCTGGATTTCAACTGCCATGTTGAGCAAAAATGGTTGAAAGAGGAGGCAGATCTg GTAtccaataaaataaatattttgcatGATAAGATTTCTGATGTGCTACATACAATTGAGAGGAAGGTCACAACATTTGAGAATGAACCCTTGAAAGCAAGTATTCAGAGACATGCTAACAAGCTGAAGGATTTGCTTATTGAAGAACGGCATGACTATGAT GTCTTGCTTCAACAAGTTGCATTTGGAAATACTCAACCCCCTCAGGAAATGCTTGACATCTTAGAGCTTAACCGGTTGAGACGTGCACTTCTACTTGATTCATACGTGTGGGATCGTCGACTTTATTCACTGGACTCGTTGTCCAAGGAGAAAAATTGTACCGTGACTGGCTTGCCTCTTGTTAACTTCCCCTCTAGAAGCAATATGAGCGATTTGAGGGAAGAAATATCTTTGACGGATGAATCATTTAGTAGCTTGCCTGGAGAAACTGCTGCAAAGTCACCTTTTTCAGGTACAATTGAAAAATCAAGTtttcagaagaagaagaatgaggatcttagcttggagattTTTGACTGTAACACAAACAACATGGTTGAAATGGACTTGTCCATAGAGGGGTACTTAGGCTCAGCGGGTTTTAACTTTGTCTCTAGTCAATTTGAAGACGACACACCTGTGTTTGGTGACAATGGAAGTACTGTTTTGGAGAACTCAACTTTGCCCACATCTAGCCTTTCAGATAAAATTGATTTAGCATGGAGTGGTTCTGGTCAGCCTCTGATGGATGGACCAAAAGATTGTTCAGAGGTTGATAAAAGTGGATTTCTAAAGGACACTCCATCCTACAGGAGGGTTAATTCCCCATTAAGGGTTCATTCGTTTGATTCTGCTTTAAAATTCCGTAGAAGAGTAATTGGTGGTTTCCTTCCTGCTTCGTTGCATTTAAGTTCAGTGAGATCCTTTGATTCCTCTAGGGGTCTTTCAAGCATGGCAAACAATCCACTTATAAGCATGAGAAGAGCGTACTCACAGAGTTCTCCAGTTCCCAGATTGGATAATTTTCTCAATCGCACGCCTATGCATATTTCACCGATAATGGATAAGATGACTGCAGGGGCACGGTTACTATTACCTCAAAGTGCTCTTGACAATATTGTTATTGCAGTCTATGATGATGAACCCTCCAGCATCATATCCTATGCTATGACTTCCCAACAATATGGTGACTATATAACATCCTGTTTAGATGAAATTGAGAACTTTAGTATGAGCAAAACTAGTAGTTTTGGTAACCATCACAGCAACCATGCTGATGGAACAGGTTTACTACCTCATCAGGCTGTTCTTGGATCTGAGGAGCCTAAAGTTTCTCGGGTATTAGACTCGAAGGAAACTCATTTCAGAGTTTCTTTTGATGATGAGTATTCCATTCCTTCAGATAAAGCAAACTTTTCTGTTACTTGTTACTTCACAAAGCAATTTCATGCACTAAGGAAGTTATGCTGTCCAAGTGAATTGGATTACATACGCTCCTTAAGCCGCTGCAAGAGATGGAGTGCACAAGGTGGTAAAAGCAATGTTTATTTTGCCAAGTCATTGGATGAGAGATTTATCATAAAGCAAATCACGAAAACAGAGTTGGATTCTTTTGAAGATTTTGCTTCAGAATATTTCAAATATTCAACAGAAGCTATTACTTCTGGTAGCCCAACCAGCCTTGCCAAAGTCCTTGGTATTTATCAG GTGTCTGTTAAGCACTCCAAAGGTGGAAGGGAAATGAAAATTGATGTCATGGTAATGGAGAATCTGTTCTTTAATAGGAGTATTTCAAGAATTTATGATCTCAAAGGTTCAGTCCGCTCTCGTTATAACCCTGATACCACGGGAAACAATACAGTTCTACTAGATTTAAATCTGTTAGAGATGAAACCAATATTTATAGGAAGCAAGGCCAAGAGAAGATTGGAACGTGCTGTTTGGAATGATACTTCTTTTCTGGCA TCTATCTATGTCATGGACTACTCATTGCTTGCTGGCATCGATGAGACAAAGAACGAGCTTGTTATAGGAATAATAGACTACATGCGACAATACACATGGGACAAGCAGCTCGAAACCTGGGTAAAAGCCTCAGGCATCCTCGGTGGCCCAAAAAATGCGACTCCGACTGTAATATCACCATTGCAGTACAAGAAAAGATTCAGGAAAGCCATGTCAAATTACTTCCTTACAGTCCCTGACCAGTGGTCGTCTTGA